The following proteins are co-located in the Schistocerca nitens isolate TAMUIC-IGC-003100 chromosome 2, iqSchNite1.1, whole genome shotgun sequence genome:
- the LOC126235095 gene encoding arp2/3 complex-activating protein rickA-like yields the protein MTYSISTKYKILNQIDFSGVYPDTPLSHVCPLVRSVPRAGAALRRTSKSQQTDQRAPQQQEEQPPTPLPPGSSAAPAAAPPPPLPGSSAGPAPPPPPSLPGSSAGPAPAPPPPLPGSSAGPPPSPLPGSSAAPTAPAPPPPLPGSSGAPAPPPPPPLPPPPPPPQVSIKKCETV from the exons ATGACATACAGCATATCCACAAAGTACAAGATTTTAAACCAAATTGACTTCTCTGGAGTCTACCCAGATACTCCACTCAGCCATGTGTGTCCTCTGGTCAGAAGTGTTCCTCGTGCTG GGGCTGCACTTCGCAGAACTAGCAAGTCTCAACAGACGGATCAGAGAGCACCACAACAACAGGAGGAACAGCCTCCAACCCCTCTGCCTCCTGGATCCAGTGCAGCACCTGCTGCAGCCCCACCACCTCCACTTCCTGGATCAAGTGCAGGACCTGCTCCACCCCCACCACCTTCGCTTCCTGGATCAAGTGCAGGACCTGCTCCAGCCCCACCACCTCCACTTCCTGGATCAAGTGCAGGACCCCCACCATCTCCACTTCCTGGATCAAGTGCAGCACCTACTGCACCCGCACCACCTCCTCCGCTTCCTGGATCAAGTGGAGCACCTGCTCCACCCCCGCCACCTCCTCTAcccccaccacctcctcctcctcaggtTAGTATtaagaaatgtgaaactgtttaa